The following coding sequences lie in one Sphingomonas sp. M1-B02 genomic window:
- a CDS encoding amidohydrolase family protein, whose product MRTKRRTQADMQIDAHQHFWRLARGDYDWPTPNLTPIYRDFGPDDLSPLLREVGIDGTILVQATPTLEETLFLIETARQNPMVRGVVGWIDFDAGSAARTIARLADEAPLKGLRAMMQGMADDSWILSKELAPRFEAMATGGLVLDALVRPHQLPALAKFAYKNADLSIVLNHAGKPQVGYGMSQHWRDDIARLAANRNVVCKLSGLWTEAAGAIQDGNIHPYVDHILSEFGVSRLLWGSDWPVIRLAGDYVDWHTQCRTLLRHLSQPDQSAIFGGNAKRIYAID is encoded by the coding sequence ATGCGTACGAAGCGCCGGACGCAGGCTGACATGCAGATAGACGCCCACCAGCATTTTTGGAGACTTGCGCGGGGTGACTATGACTGGCCGACGCCCAACTTGACCCCAATCTATCGTGATTTTGGGCCCGACGACCTCAGCCCACTTCTACGCGAAGTCGGTATAGACGGAACGATCCTTGTTCAGGCAACGCCCACACTCGAGGAAACACTTTTCCTGATCGAGACAGCACGGCAAAACCCCATGGTGCGCGGTGTAGTGGGCTGGATCGATTTTGACGCTGGTTCGGCGGCGCGGACAATTGCACGACTCGCCGATGAGGCGCCGCTCAAAGGGTTGCGGGCGATGATGCAGGGAATGGCGGACGACAGCTGGATCCTTAGCAAGGAGCTTGCGCCAAGGTTTGAGGCGATGGCGACGGGTGGCCTTGTTCTCGATGCACTAGTTCGGCCTCACCAACTTCCCGCTCTTGCCAAGTTCGCTTACAAAAATGCTGATTTATCGATCGTCCTCAACCACGCGGGGAAGCCGCAAGTTGGATATGGCATGTCCCAGCATTGGCGTGATGATATTGCTCGACTGGCAGCAAACCGCAACGTCGTTTGTAAGTTGTCTGGCTTATGGACCGAAGCAGCCGGTGCGATCCAAGACGGTAACATCCATCCCTACGTAGATCATATACTGTCAGAGTTTGGCGTCAGTCGATTGTTGTGGGGAAGCGATTGGCCGGTCATTCGATTGGCTGGGGACTATGTTGATTGGCACACCCAGTGTCGTACTCTCCTCAGGCATTTGTCGCAGCCAGATCAGAGCGCGATTTTCGGTGGGAATGCTAAAAGGATTTATGCAATCGACTGA
- a CDS encoding IS6 family transposase — translation MPPSPFRRFNSSPEVIRLVVMMYVRFPLSLRNVEDLLFERGIDICHETVRHWWNRFGPMFAGDIRRQRISRMRGFRQWRWHLDEMYVKLNGEMVYLWRAVDHEGEILESYITKARDKNAALHFMKKALKRHGSPEAITTDGLRSYKAAMKELGNTEKQEVGRWANNRVENSHLSFRRRERAMLRFRRMKTLQKFASVHANVHNHFNLERHLVDRKTFKERRSAALAEWQILAS, via the coding sequence TTGCCACCGAGCCCATTCCGGCGCTTCAACTCCTCACCCGAGGTGATCCGCCTCGTAGTGATGATGTACGTTCGGTTTCCTCTCAGCTTACGGAACGTGGAGGACCTGCTGTTCGAGCGCGGCATCGACATCTGCCACGAGACCGTGCGGCATTGGTGGAATCGGTTCGGCCCGATGTTTGCCGGCGATATTCGCCGTCAGAGGATCAGTCGGATGCGCGGCTTCCGGCAGTGGCGGTGGCATCTCGACGAGATGTACGTGAAGCTCAACGGAGAGATGGTCTACCTCTGGCGTGCTGTCGACCATGAGGGCGAGATCCTTGAGAGCTACATCACCAAGGCCCGCGATAAGAACGCCGCGTTGCACTTCATGAAGAAGGCGCTGAAGCGGCATGGTTCGCCCGAGGCGATCACCACTGATGGGCTCCGGTCGTACAAGGCGGCGATGAAAGAACTTGGCAATACCGAGAAGCAGGAAGTGGGACGTTGGGCCAACAACCGCGTCGAGAATAGCCACCTCTCATTCCGAAGACGAGAGCGAGCAATGCTCCGATTTCGACGGATGAAGACGCTGCAGAAATTCGCCAGCGTGCATGCCAACGTTCACAACCACTTCAACCTGGAGCGCCATCTAGTCGATCGAAAAACGTTCAAGGAACGCCGCTCAGCCGCCCTGGCTGAGTGGCAGATCCTTGCGAGCTAG
- a CDS encoding serine hydrolase domain-containing protein, protein MKLLFALALMSLPLTAVAQVAPPSDTHGKTTSGTAYTQPKDWRGTTQGPTTVFTAPESDLSIAVIDAGDAANAQAAAAKAWALYKPGVTRKVRLSVPGTRSEGWDERVSIAYETSPSERAVASAVAMRKGTSWTVLIVDGAEATANKRSAATAILQSSLRPAGYIRESFAGKTAHRLTPDRVQALRDFVAESANALGVPGVGIALIDQGKVVWQGGVGVRELGKPAPIDEHTKFMVASNTKGMATLLLSVLADEGKLRWDQHVTDLYPAFRLGSDEVTKSVLVRHLVCACTGLPRKDYAFILADAGAPASDTFRQLAVTQPTSKFGELFQYNNLMASAAGYLGGSLAYPGMELGAAFDKAMQSRIFGPLGMRDTTFDNAAAERGNWARPHGLDVDGRMIEISNQFNHLIVPHRPAGGAWSSTADMARYAQLEMSKGVTPEGKRLVSEANIVERRRRGVAVGEDSWYGMGLFERVAWGVPVVTHGGTLQGYHSNFYVLPEAQIGAVILTNADPGAAMLAPFLRRLLEVVYDGQPEAAQDIASAAARMKAQAAARRARLTVPGDPAVLANLAASYRSPEGNSITIRDQGGAKWLKAGFIEGPIATRKNPDGSVSLVSIGGGGIGVDASIGNKDRARTLTIRDSQHEYVYSEVR, encoded by the coding sequence ATGAAACTTCTGTTCGCTCTAGCCCTGATGAGCCTGCCGCTTACCGCGGTCGCGCAAGTGGCCCCGCCATCCGATACGCACGGCAAGACGACGTCCGGCACTGCCTATACCCAGCCCAAGGACTGGCGCGGGACCACGCAAGGTCCGACGACCGTCTTCACGGCGCCCGAGTCCGACCTCAGCATCGCAGTGATCGACGCCGGCGATGCCGCCAATGCGCAGGCAGCTGCGGCCAAGGCTTGGGCGCTCTATAAGCCCGGTGTCACCCGCAAGGTCCGGCTGAGCGTCCCGGGCACGCGGAGCGAGGGCTGGGACGAACGCGTCAGCATCGCCTACGAGACGTCCCCAAGCGAACGCGCGGTCGCATCGGCAGTCGCAATGCGCAAAGGCACGTCCTGGACCGTCCTGATCGTCGACGGTGCCGAGGCGACCGCCAACAAGCGTTCTGCCGCCACCGCGATTCTCCAGTCAAGCTTGCGACCAGCCGGCTATATCCGCGAAAGCTTCGCGGGCAAGACCGCACATCGGCTGACGCCCGACCGAGTCCAGGCGCTCCGCGACTTCGTGGCGGAGTCCGCGAATGCGCTCGGTGTGCCCGGCGTCGGCATTGCCCTGATCGATCAGGGCAAGGTCGTCTGGCAGGGCGGCGTCGGCGTGCGCGAGCTCGGCAAACCCGCGCCGATCGACGAGCATACCAAGTTCATGGTCGCCTCCAATACCAAGGGCATGGCGACGCTTCTGCTTTCGGTGCTCGCCGACGAAGGCAAATTGCGCTGGGATCAGCACGTCACCGATCTCTATCCCGCCTTCCGCCTCGGCAGCGATGAAGTGACCAAGTCGGTGCTCGTGCGCCATCTCGTCTGTGCCTGCACCGGGCTGCCGCGCAAGGATTATGCCTTCATCCTCGCCGACGCCGGCGCGCCTGCCTCGGACACGTTCCGCCAGCTGGCGGTTACCCAGCCAACCAGCAAATTCGGCGAGCTGTTCCAGTACAACAACCTGATGGCGTCGGCGGCCGGCTATCTGGGCGGCTCGCTCGCTTATCCAGGCATGGAGCTTGGCGCCGCGTTCGACAAGGCAATGCAGAGCCGCATCTTCGGTCCGCTGGGCATGCGCGATACGACCTTCGACAATGCAGCGGCAGAACGCGGCAATTGGGCGCGGCCGCACGGGCTAGACGTCGACGGCCGGATGATCGAGATTTCGAACCAATTCAACCATCTGATCGTGCCGCATCGCCCCGCAGGCGGCGCCTGGTCGAGCACTGCCGATATGGCGCGCTACGCACAGCTCGAAATGTCGAAGGGCGTCACGCCCGAAGGCAAGCGGCTGGTGAGCGAAGCCAATATCGTCGAGCGGCGCCGGCGCGGCGTCGCAGTGGGCGAAGACAGCTGGTACGGCATGGGACTGTTCGAACGAGTCGCCTGGGGCGTCCCCGTCGTGACGCATGGCGGCACCCTGCAGGGCTATCACAGCAACTTCTACGTCCTGCCCGAGGCGCAAATCGGCGCAGTGATCCTGACCAACGCCGATCCCGGCGCGGCGATGCTGGCGCCCTTCCTCCGCCGCCTGCTCGAGGTCGTCTATGACGGCCAGCCGGAGGCCGCGCAGGACATTGCCTCCGCTGCGGCGCGCATGAAGGCCCAGGCCGCAGCCCGCCGCGCGCGTCTGACGGTGCCAGGCGATCCGGCTGTGCTCGCCAATCTCGCTGCGTCCTATCGCAGCCCCGAGGGCAACTCGATCACGATCCGCGATCAGGGCGGCGCGAAATGGTTGAAGGCCGGCTTCATCGAAGGTCCGATTGCCACGCGCAAAAACCCCGACGGAAGCGTTTCGCTGGTTTCGATAGGCGGCGGTGGGATCGGCGTCGACGCCTCGATCGGAAACAAGGACCGCGCCCGCACGCTGACCATTCGGGACAGCCAGCACGAATATGTCTATAGCGAGGTGCGGTAA
- a CDS encoding serine hydrolase, with product MAHPIPSRSRLVSGATLLWLLTAPSIALADPPAEFERIVEDLRKSAGVPGMSIAIVENGKVTLAKGFGVRKLGAPETVTPDTIFPNGSTGKAFTVAALAVLVDQGKIGWDDKVIDRLPGFQMYDPWVTREMTIRDLLVHRSGLGLGAGDLLFVPSTNLTRKESVRRLRFIKPATSFRSGYAYDNILYMVAGQLIEEVSGQTWEAFVAEHVLRKGGMTTATTDDQHRFTTADRAHPHARTSGAFRGIGAQELLDERKGLGDNAAPAGGLAVSANDMARWLSIQLAQGKLPEGGQLYSPAQATEMWKPVVLQPTGTMPEAMKAAQPLFSTYALGWGVKDYKGARIISHGGAVFGFQATVVLIPEKNIGFAMMINSEDGETIQGLTYQLLDHYLGTSTQDWVSTWRTFKQQRQERALKALGGEAAKPAKAGPSLPLARYAGDFTDPWYGPISIRAERGKLHIDFKQSPGMTGTLEHWQYDSFRTRWDDKSFEPAYVNFGLNADGKVERITMKAVSPAADFSWDYHDLLFTPVVGPK from the coding sequence ATGGCGCACCCGATCCCCTCGCGTTCGAGACTCGTATCTGGCGCGACGCTGTTGTGGCTGCTGACCGCCCCCTCGATCGCACTGGCGGATCCGCCTGCGGAATTCGAGCGGATCGTCGAGGATCTGCGCAAGTCGGCCGGCGTGCCCGGAATGTCGATTGCGATCGTCGAGAATGGCAAGGTCACGCTCGCCAAGGGGTTCGGCGTCCGCAAGCTGGGCGCACCCGAGACGGTCACGCCCGACACGATCTTTCCCAACGGGTCGACCGGCAAGGCCTTCACCGTCGCCGCGCTCGCGGTGCTCGTCGATCAGGGAAAGATCGGCTGGGATGACAAGGTGATCGACCGACTGCCCGGCTTCCAGATGTATGACCCCTGGGTGACGCGCGAAATGACGATCCGCGACCTGCTCGTGCATCGCAGCGGCCTCGGCCTCGGCGCGGGCGACTTGCTGTTCGTGCCCAGCACCAATCTGACCCGCAAGGAAAGCGTGCGGCGGCTGCGCTTCATCAAGCCGGCGACGAGCTTTCGCAGCGGCTATGCCTATGACAACATCCTCTACATGGTCGCCGGCCAGCTGATCGAGGAGGTCAGCGGCCAGACCTGGGAGGCATTCGTCGCAGAACATGTTCTGCGCAAGGGCGGCATGACGACCGCTACCACCGACGACCAGCATCGCTTCACCACCGCCGACCGAGCGCATCCGCATGCGCGCACCAGCGGCGCTTTCCGCGGCATCGGCGCGCAAGAGCTTCTCGACGAGCGCAAGGGCCTGGGCGACAATGCAGCACCCGCGGGCGGCCTGGCGGTCAGCGCCAACGATATGGCGCGCTGGCTCTCGATCCAGCTGGCGCAGGGCAAACTCCCCGAGGGTGGCCAATTGTACAGCCCCGCGCAGGCGACCGAGATGTGGAAGCCCGTCGTCCTCCAGCCGACCGGTACGATGCCCGAGGCGATGAAGGCCGCGCAGCCGCTGTTCAGCACCTACGCGCTCGGCTGGGGGGTCAAGGATTATAAGGGCGCACGCATCATCTCGCACGGCGGCGCCGTCTTCGGCTTCCAGGCCACCGTGGTGCTGATCCCCGAAAAGAATATCGGCTTCGCGATGATGATCAATTCAGAGGATGGCGAGACGATCCAGGGGCTGACCTATCAGCTGCTCGACCATTATCTGGGCACGTCCACGCAGGATTGGGTATCGACATGGCGCACCTTCAAGCAGCAGCGGCAGGAGCGCGCGCTGAAGGCGCTGGGCGGCGAAGCGGCCAAGCCCGCCAAGGCCGGCCCGTCGCTCCCCCTCGCGCGCTATGCCGGCGACTTCACCGATCCCTGGTATGGGCCGATCAGCATTCGCGCCGAGCGCGGCAAGCTCCACATCGACTTCAAGCAGTCGCCTGGAATGACGGGGACGCTCGAACATTGGCAGTATGACAGCTTTCGCACCCGCTGGGACGATAAGAGTTTCGAGCCGGCCTACGTCAATTTCGGTCTGAATGCCGACGGCAAGGTAGAACGGATCACGATGAAGGCCGTCTCCCCCGCCGCCGATTTTAGCTGGGATTATCACGACCTGCTGTTCACCCCAGTCGTCGGGCCGAAATGA
- a CDS encoding serine hydrolase domain-containing protein codes for MKVALHTRLALGALALPLLSSQLAVGPALAQARPTSIAAPRIAGLADFVDGVVAQQIATREVAGAVVTVVYQGKVLFTRGYGFADIDKGLAVDPQRTLFRPGSVSKLFTWTALMQQVELGRVSLDADVNSYLDFKIPEFGSKPIRVRDLLSHSPGMSDVGGFIFADESKLVPYGDWLKAHIPARLWDAGTEISYSNFGAALAGFIVERVSGEPFADYADKHIFRPLAMNATTFREPLPRAMRDHMATGYRFADGVFVAKPFEYLSSIMPAGSATASGPDMARFMLAMLGEGRLGGARILKPESVRLLHSNSFANAPRVNGMAHGFLVERNAGPRMIGHAGNTGDFHSDLVIVPQAGFGFFVSTTGGQKSSPARTELRDAIIGRLFPQAPAPAWAGDASPPQLGSYRGNRRDYNRTPDPKRDLIVAAAGARMLTIEAEGVKTAWRQIGPRLYEQVTGARAGGPYDQIEFYGTPKDPRLSFTSQPYATYHFVKP; via the coding sequence ATGAAGGTCGCACTTCACACTCGCCTCGCGCTCGGCGCGCTGGCCTTGCCGTTGCTCTCCTCGCAGCTGGCAGTCGGCCCTGCCCTTGCCCAGGCACGACCGACGTCGATCGCCGCACCGCGGATCGCGGGCCTGGCGGACTTTGTCGACGGCGTGGTCGCCCAGCAGATCGCAACCCGTGAAGTGGCCGGTGCGGTCGTGACCGTGGTCTATCAGGGCAAGGTGCTGTTCACGCGCGGCTACGGCTTTGCTGATATCGACAAGGGGCTGGCAGTCGATCCGCAGCGAACCTTGTTCCGCCCGGGATCGGTCTCCAAGCTGTTCACCTGGACCGCGCTGATGCAGCAGGTCGAGCTCGGCCGCGTCTCGCTCGACGCGGACGTGAATAGCTATCTCGATTTCAAGATTCCCGAATTCGGCAGCAAGCCGATCCGCGTCCGCGATCTACTGTCGCACAGTCCCGGCATGAGCGACGTCGGCGGCTTCATCTTTGCCGACGAGAGCAAGCTCGTCCCTTATGGCGATTGGCTCAAGGCGCACATCCCGGCCCGGCTGTGGGACGCGGGCACCGAGATTTCCTATTCCAACTTCGGCGCCGCGCTGGCTGGATTTATCGTCGAGCGCGTTTCGGGCGAGCCCTTCGCCGACTATGCCGACAAGCATATTTTCAGACCGCTCGCCATGAATGCGACGACCTTCCGCGAGCCACTGCCGCGGGCGATGCGCGACCATATGGCGACCGGCTACAGGTTCGCGGACGGCGTGTTCGTAGCCAAACCTTTCGAATATCTGAGCTCGATCATGCCTGCCGGCTCAGCGACGGCGAGCGGGCCCGACATGGCGCGCTTCATGCTCGCGATGCTGGGCGAAGGGAGGTTGGGCGGTGCGCGGATATTGAAGCCCGAATCGGTACGCCTGCTACACAGCAATTCGTTTGCCAACGCGCCGCGCGTGAACGGCATGGCGCACGGCTTCCTGGTCGAACGCAATGCCGGACCCCGGATGATCGGGCACGCCGGCAACACCGGGGATTTCCATTCCGATCTGGTGATCGTGCCGCAGGCCGGCTTCGGCTTCTTCGTCTCGACCACGGGTGGGCAGAAAAGCTCTCCCGCGCGCACCGAGTTGCGCGACGCGATCATCGGGCGGCTGTTCCCGCAAGCGCCCGCGCCCGCATGGGCCGGCGACGCGAGCCCGCCGCAGCTGGGAAGCTATCGCGGCAATCGTCGCGACTATAACCGGACGCCGGATCCCAAGCGCGACCTGATCGTCGCCGCCGCCGGCGCGCGCATGCTGACGATCGAGGCAGAGGGCGTGAAGACCGCCTGGCGCCAGATCGGGCCGCGCCTGTACGAGCAGGTCACCGGCGCGCGCGCGGGTGGTCCGTACGACCAGATCGAATTCTATGGCACGCCCAAGGATCCGCGCCTGTCGTTCACGTCGCAACCTTACGCGACCTACCATTTCGTAAAGCCCTGA
- a CDS encoding DUF1611 domain-containing protein — protein sequence MNAPFDPGAGTLVLPQPYLLFLGDTTERGFAKTAFGLRDWARDKCVGELSLPGATVTTGLPQMSSGEAFAAGARALVIGVANSGGIIPANWRASLVEALESGLDIVSGMHVRLTDIPELAETAHLLGRRLIDVRVPPEGLPVGTGRKRSGKRLLTVGTDCALGKKYTALALSRAFAERGLDVDFRATGQTGIMIAGGGIPMDAIISDFEAGAAEILSPDADPDHWDVVEGQGSLAHPAYAGVALGLLHGSQPDVFVLCHEPGRETVLGAPGYTLPSVEEIIELTLLLGRRTNPAIRCGGLAYNTSALDEVEAARLMAQDSERLGLPVADPIRRGPAFDLLIEECLR from the coding sequence GTGAACGCTCCATTCGACCCCGGTGCCGGAACGTTGGTCCTGCCCCAGCCCTATCTGCTCTTCCTGGGAGACACGACCGAGCGAGGCTTTGCAAAGACGGCGTTCGGATTGCGAGACTGGGCCCGAGACAAGTGCGTCGGAGAGCTTTCGCTACCGGGCGCGACGGTGACCACCGGCCTGCCGCAAATGTCATCCGGCGAGGCGTTCGCAGCGGGCGCGCGGGCGCTCGTGATCGGCGTCGCCAATAGCGGCGGAATCATCCCGGCAAATTGGCGTGCCTCGCTGGTCGAAGCGCTCGAATCGGGTCTCGACATCGTCAGCGGAATGCATGTCCGTCTCACCGACATTCCCGAACTTGCCGAGACCGCGCACCTGCTCGGGCGGCGACTGATCGACGTGCGGGTGCCGCCGGAGGGGTTGCCGGTCGGGACCGGGCGCAAACGCTCCGGCAAGCGCCTGCTCACGGTCGGAACCGATTGCGCGCTGGGCAAGAAATATACTGCGCTGGCATTGTCGCGCGCGTTTGCGGAGCGCGGACTAGATGTCGATTTCCGCGCGACCGGCCAGACCGGGATCATGATTGCCGGCGGCGGCATACCGATGGACGCGATCATCTCGGATTTCGAGGCGGGCGCGGCCGAGATCTTGTCGCCCGATGCCGATCCCGATCACTGGGACGTGGTGGAAGGCCAGGGCTCGCTTGCTCACCCGGCTTATGCGGGGGTGGCGCTCGGCCTACTCCACGGCAGCCAGCCCGATGTGTTCGTTCTCTGCCATGAGCCGGGCCGCGAAACGGTGCTGGGTGCTCCCGGATATACGTTGCCGAGCGTCGAGGAAATCATCGAATTGACGCTGCTGCTCGGACGACGAACCAACCCCGCGATCCGCTGCGGTGGCCTTGCGTACAATACGTCGGCGCTCGACGAAGTCGAGGCGGCCCGACTGATGGCCCAAGACAGCGAACGGCTGGGATTGCCCGTCGCCGATCCGATCCGGCGCGGGCCCGCGTTTGACCTGCTCATCGAGGAATGCCTTCGTTGA
- a CDS encoding dipeptidase — MMSAPMLNLGSFRARAAPARTYSKRALDLVHRSVVIDMLAPIKIDFSPEYYGKPLSEKEAADWRASGITAIHHAVGLGGPNAKEQALNFFAVWGNFVARNSHVFTGIDKFADIQRAKRDGKVAVIMGLQNADHFLRPADVKAFYDLGQRCAQLTYNSQNRIGSGSTDRVDGGISDFGAEIIKSMNDVGMLVDVSHSGDRTTLDAIAISPKPIAITHSNCRALIDHPRVKTDEAIKALAAKGGVMGITGVRNFVSKTDPTTIVNYADHIDHVVKLVGIDHVGIGTDSDLYGYDDTSPEMNKMLRGAYKDSYAFREKIDIDGFDHPLKMFDLTEELIRRRYSDANILAVLGGNFQRLLTSTWGG, encoded by the coding sequence ATGATGAGCGCCCCGATGCTCAATCTCGGCAGCTTCAGAGCCCGTGCGGCGCCGGCGCGAACCTATTCGAAGCGCGCGCTCGATCTCGTCCACCGCTCGGTGGTCATCGATATGCTCGCCCCGATCAAGATCGACTTCTCCCCCGAATATTATGGCAAGCCGCTGAGCGAGAAGGAGGCGGCCGACTGGCGTGCCAGCGGCATCACCGCCATCCATCACGCAGTGGGCCTGGGCGGCCCCAATGCCAAGGAGCAGGCGCTCAACTTCTTCGCGGTCTGGGGCAATTTCGTAGCCCGCAACAGCCATGTCTTCACCGGCATCGACAAGTTCGCCGACATTCAGCGCGCCAAGCGCGATGGCAAGGTCGCGGTGATCATGGGCCTGCAGAATGCCGATCACTTCCTGCGACCCGCCGACGTGAAGGCATTCTACGACCTCGGCCAGCGCTGCGCGCAACTTACCTATAATTCGCAGAACCGCATCGGATCGGGATCGACCGACCGCGTAGACGGCGGCATCAGCGATTTCGGCGCCGAAATCATCAAGTCGATGAACGACGTCGGCATGCTGGTCGATGTGTCGCACAGCGGAGATCGCACCACGCTCGATGCGATCGCCATCTCGCCCAAGCCGATCGCCATCACGCACAGCAATTGTCGTGCGCTGATCGATCATCCGCGGGTCAAGACCGATGAAGCGATCAAGGCGCTCGCCGCGAAAGGCGGCGTGATGGGCATCACCGGTGTACGCAATTTCGTGAGTAAGACCGATCCGACGACGATCGTGAACTATGCCGATCATATCGATCATGTCGTCAAGCTGGTGGGCATCGACCACGTCGGCATCGGCACCGATTCCGATCTCTATGGCTATGACGACACCTCGCCCGAGATGAACAAGATGCTGCGCGGCGCCTACAAGGACAGCTACGCCTTTCGCGAGAAGATCGATATCGACGGCTTCGATCACCCGCTCAAGATGTTCGACCTGACGGAGGAGCTGATCCGCCGCAGATATTCCGATGCGAACATCCTCGCGGTGCTCGGCGGCAATTTTCAGCGCCTTCTTACCTCGACATGGGGCGGCTGA